Genomic segment of Candidatus Methylomirabilota bacterium:
GCCGTCCGGGCTGTTGTATTGCCGGGAGGGAACGTTGCCCATGTTCGTCTTGGCCACCCGTACCCCCATGGAGGCCGGGCCCATGCCGATCACGCCGATGATGTAGACCTCCTCGGCGGCGATCTTCCAGACCTCCTTGCCGAGCTCGATCCGCTCCTTCTCCGGCACTCCGTACGCGCGCTTGAACTTCTCCATCAGCTCCTTCATGCGCGCGGGCGGCTCCTTGCCCTGGGTGCCGGCGGAGTGGAACCAGCGCGCGTAGAGCGGGCCGGAGGACGCGACGGTGGCGATCTCGAAGGGGAACACGTGGAGCGGGAAGGTGAACAGATGCTCGCTGCCGTCGTTGTTCCAGGCGCCGAGCTGTTGCTCGTTGGCCGCGGTCCGCTTGAGGGCCAGGCTGCGCTCCACCTCCTGCACGGTCAGGTCGATGCCGATCTTCTTCCACTGCTCGCGGATCATCTCCGCGATCTGCGTGAACTGGAGAAACTGGCCTCCCAGCGTCATGATCTCGATGCGCAGGCGCCCCTTGCCGTCGGTGCGCAGCCGGTAGCCCTCGCCGTCTTTCTTTGCGAGGCCGATCTTGTCGAGCATCTCGTTGGCCTTCTTGACGTCGAGCGTGGCCCAGAGCTTTCGGTATTGCGGTCCCGGGTTGTACTTGTTCGAGTCCGCGGGCACCACGGAGCTCGGGGTGCCCGTCCCCAGCCAGAAGGTCTCGTTGATCTGGTCGCGGTCGATCCCGCTGGCGAGCGCGCGCCGGAAGTCGGCCGTGTTCATCCACTTCGCGATCTCCGGGTCGGCCTCATAGCTCAGGTTGAACTTGATGATCATGTCGCCGCCGTAGTCGCCCGGGTCCAGCTGGAGCTTGTAGCCGCCCCTCTGCTGGTTCTCGATGAATACCGGCAGCTTGCCGAGGTCGAGATGTCGAGCCTGGAAGTCGTACTCGCCCGCGATCGCTCGCAGGTTGATGACCTCCAGGTTCTCGGCCAGCGTCAGCATCACCCGGTCGATGTAGGGGAGCTGGTTGCCCTCCGTGTCCACGAACACGCTGTAGGGGTTGCGCTCGAGCGTCCACGTGGACGTGTTGCTCGGCGTGACCGTCTTCCAGGGCGTGAGGACCGGCAGCTCGGGGTTGAGGGCCCAGTCGCTCTTGGAGAAGAACATGCGGACCCAGCTGTCGAACTTCGCGTCCTTGACCTTCCGGTCCAGATCGGCCGG
This window contains:
- a CDS encoding ABC transporter substrate-binding protein, producing the protein MKGEAFMIKHWRTLRSRFTVTFMVGVLICAVAAGALAQIASKSALIGKLEGPEVVTDPAKLPKQLKEAPQLAALVKAGKLPPVADRIGQDPLVIKPVHEIGKYGGTWRGGFTGPADFWNGYRCCSGPDHLLFWDYTGDKVTPNIAKGYEMQDGGRTVVLHLRRGMKWSDGRPFTADDFVFWFEDIYRNKDLVPTPSATMAINGKQGEVQKVDTYTVKFKFSDPYYMLPDVLAGSTDLGGQAWRGTLGLGGYAPAHYLKQFHPKYVAPADLDRKVKDAKFDSWVRMFFSKSDWALNPELPVLTPWKTVTPSNTSTWTLERNPYSVFVDTEGNQLPYIDRVMLTLAENLEVINLRAIAGEYDFQARHLDLGKLPVFIENQQRGGYKLQLDPGDYGGDMIIKFNLSYEADPEIAKWMNTADFRRALASGIDRDQINETFWLGTGTPSSVVPADSNKYNPGPQYRKLWATLDVKKANEMLDKIGLAKKDGEGYRLRTDGKGRLRIEIMTLGGQFLQFTQIAEMIREQWKKIGIDLTVQEVERSLALKRTAANEQQLGAWNNDGSEHLFTFPLHVFPFEIATVASSGPLYARWFHSAGTQGKEPPARMKELMEKFKRAYGVPEKERIELGKEVWKIAAEEVYIIGVIGMGPASMGVRVAKTNMGNVPSRQYNSPDGKTPTISRPVTFFWKK